A window of the Roseomonas haemaphysalidis genome harbors these coding sequences:
- a CDS encoding SDR family oxidoreductase, which yields MDIAGNTILITGGGTGIGRGLAEALHAAGNAVIIAGRRRAPLEAVVAANPGMHFATLDISDAAAIRDFAARMVAEHPGLNVLFNNAGIMQVEQVLTDPDALAVAEATITTNLLGPIRLTTALLPHLLARPKASVVNVSSGLAFVPRADTPTYSATKAAIHSYSIALRHQLRDTRVQVIEWAPPLVATDLTPGQRDNPQALPLADFIRESMDLLAANPDAVEILVERVKPQRTAEATGSFDTVFNRINPR from the coding sequence ATGGATATCGCTGGCAACACCATCCTGATCACCGGCGGCGGCACGGGCATCGGCCGGGGTCTGGCCGAGGCCCTGCATGCGGCGGGCAATGCCGTCATCATCGCCGGGCGGCGCCGGGCCCCGCTGGAGGCCGTGGTGGCGGCCAATCCTGGCATGCACTTCGCGACCCTCGACATCAGTGATGCCGCCGCCATCCGCGACTTCGCTGCGCGCATGGTCGCTGAGCATCCGGGGCTGAACGTCTTGTTTAACAACGCCGGCATCATGCAAGTCGAGCAGGTGCTCACCGATCCGGATGCACTGGCAGTTGCTGAGGCCACGATCACCACCAACCTGCTCGGCCCCATCCGTCTGACCACGGCCCTGCTGCCGCACCTGCTCGCGCGTCCGAAGGCTTCCGTGGTGAATGTCTCGTCCGGCCTGGCCTTCGTGCCGCGCGCCGACACACCAACCTATTCAGCGACAAAGGCGGCCATCCACTCCTACAGCATCGCCCTGCGCCATCAGCTGCGTGACACACGCGTACAGGTCATCGAATGGGCGCCGCCGCTGGTGGCCACGGACCTGACGCCTGGCCAGCGCGACAACCCGCAGGCTCTGCCGCTAGCGGACTTCATCCGCGAAAGCATGGACCTACTGGCAGCCAACCCAGATGCCGTTGAGATCCTGGTCGAGCGGGTCAAGCCGCAGCGGACGGCGGAAGCCACCGGCAGCTTCGACACCGTCTTCAACCGGATTAATCCGCGCTGA
- a CDS encoding type II toxin-antitoxin system Phd/YefM family antitoxin gives MQTVNIHAAKTHLSRLVDAAAAGEEILIARAGRPVARLVPLQEVAAMPRRQLGRLAGRIHVPDDFDAALPDDVVAIFERG, from the coding sequence ATGCAGACTGTCAACATTCACGCCGCCAAAACCCACCTGTCCCGTCTGGTCGACGCCGCTGCGGCAGGCGAGGAGATCCTGATCGCCCGCGCCGGGCGCCCCGTTGCCCGCCTGGTGCCGTTGCAAGAGGTCGCGGCCATGCCCCGCCGCCAGCTCGGTCGGTTGGCCGGACGGATCCACGTGCCGGACGACTTTGATGCGGCGTTGCCGGACGACGTGGTGGCAATCTTCGAGCGGGGCTGA
- a CDS encoding LysR family transcriptional regulator, which translates to MEEHLVACPEAFDNLDSASCPVKKNSTMTTRNLAELEAFAAIASAKSFRKAAAKRGVSVSALSLTMRNLEERMGVRLLHRTTRSVSPTEAGQRLLQRLQPALDEIAAAVDMVNDFRARPTGTVRINAPIPALETCLAPLAGAFLAANPEVSLELISDAARVDIVENGFDAGVRFGEDLAQDMIATPIGGPLRYLVLGTPAYLAQHGVPEQPEDLLRHRCVRHRFPSGSMFPWEFEKAGRKVSITPEGPLTVNDPRVSLRAGLDDVGLIRLVEEYVQPGIAAGQLVPVLEDWSPPLPNWFLYYPSRRQMSSAFRTFLDFVASNVPPVP; encoded by the coding sequence GTGGAAGAGCACCTTGTGGCCTGTCCCGAAGCGTTCGATAATCTGGATTCTGCTTCCTGTCCTGTGAAGAAGAACTCAACAATGACGACGCGAAACCTTGCCGAGCTTGAGGCCTTCGCGGCCATCGCCAGTGCAAAGAGCTTCCGTAAGGCTGCCGCGAAACGCGGCGTCTCCGTCTCGGCGCTGAGCCTGACCATGCGCAATCTGGAGGAGCGCATGGGGGTGCGGCTGCTTCATAGGACCACCCGCAGCGTCTCGCCTACCGAGGCCGGGCAGCGACTGCTCCAGCGGCTGCAGCCAGCGCTGGACGAGATCGCGGCAGCCGTCGACATGGTCAACGACTTCCGTGCCCGGCCGACCGGCACCGTCCGCATCAACGCGCCGATCCCGGCCCTCGAAACTTGCTTGGCGCCACTGGCAGGTGCGTTCCTCGCCGCCAATCCGGAGGTTTCGCTGGAATTGATCAGCGATGCCGCCCGGGTCGACATCGTGGAGAACGGTTTCGACGCGGGCGTGCGCTTCGGCGAGGACTTGGCGCAGGACATGATTGCCACGCCCATCGGTGGTCCTCTGCGCTACCTCGTGCTCGGCACACCGGCTTATCTTGCGCAGCATGGGGTGCCGGAACAGCCGGAAGACCTGCTGCGCCATCGCTGCGTGCGACACCGCTTCCCCAGCGGCAGCATGTTCCCGTGGGAGTTCGAGAAGGCTGGACGGAAAGTGAGCATCACACCGGAGGGTCCGCTGACGGTGAACGACCCCCGCGTGAGCCTACGGGCCGGACTGGACGATGTGGGCTTGATCCGTCTCGTGGAGGAGTACGTCCAGCCCGGCATCGCGGCGGGGCAACTCGTGCCGGTGCTGGAGGATTGGTCTCCGCCGCTGCCGAACTGGTTCCTGTACTATCCAAGCCGGCGCCAGATGTCCTCGGCCTTCCGAACTTTCCTCGACTTCGTGGCAAGCAACGTGCCGCCTGTGCCATGA
- a CDS encoding type II toxin-antitoxin system VapC family toxin produces MRLLLDTHLLLWALTSPERLDATTRAVLEDPQNEVLFSAASLWEIAIKVALGRSDFTCDPGQILLAALDTGFVELPVRAVATIRVANLPPHHRDPFDRLLIAQAMSEPVRLFTADAALPVYSELVTLVR; encoded by the coding sequence ATGCGTCTACTGTTGGATACACACCTGCTGCTCTGGGCGCTCACCAGCCCAGAGCGGCTGGATGCGACCACACGCGCTGTGCTGGAGGATCCGCAGAACGAGGTGCTGTTCAGCGCTGCCAGCCTGTGGGAGATCGCCATCAAGGTCGCGCTGGGGCGCTCGGACTTCACCTGCGATCCTGGCCAGATCCTGCTGGCCGCGCTGGATACCGGCTTTGTGGAGCTACCCGTGCGCGCTGTGGCGACCATCCGGGTCGCCAACCTACCACCGCATCATCGCGATCCCTTTGATCGCCTGCTCATTGCCCAGGCCATGAGCGAGCCAGTTCGCCTCTTCACCGCCGATGCGGCTCTGCCAGTATACTCCGAGCTGGTGACGCTTGTTCGGTAG
- a CDS encoding SDR family oxidoreductase, which translates to MRVFVTGATGFIGSRLIPELIQAGHQVLGLTRSAAGAERLAALGAQAHRGALDDLVSLRRGAAKADGVIHCAFDHDFSNYATNCENDRRVIEAIGTELAGSDRPLVITSAIGMGSPGHGEPAREEIFNLDHPNPRRASEFAGGALLQAGVNVSVMRLPQVHDTIRQGLVSPLIELARAKGAAAYVGDGLTRWSATHITDVARLYRLALEKAKPGGRYHAVDEEGVTARDIAEVIGQGLRVPVISIPPGEVQDHFGPLGIFADLDMRASGLWTQKRLDWKPRGPGLLEDLRAMDYGAI; encoded by the coding sequence ATGCGTGTGTTCGTGACCGGCGCGACCGGGTTCATTGGGTCGCGGCTTATCCCCGAACTCATCCAGGCCGGGCATCAGGTGCTTGGCCTCACCCGCTCGGCCGCCGGTGCCGAGAGGCTCGCGGCCCTGGGCGCGCAGGCGCATCGTGGGGCGCTGGATGACTTGGTCAGCCTGCGCCGCGGCGCCGCAAAGGCTGATGGCGTCATCCATTGCGCCTTCGACCACGACTTCTCGAACTATGCGACCAATTGCGAGAATGACCGGCGCGTCATTGAGGCGATCGGCACGGAGCTTGCCGGCTCCGACCGCCCGCTGGTCATCACCTCCGCCATTGGGATGGGCAGCCCGGGCCACGGGGAACCTGCACGGGAGGAGATCTTTAACCTCGACCACCCAAACCCTCGCCGAGCCTCCGAGTTCGCCGGCGGGGCACTGTTACAGGCCGGCGTCAACGTCTCAGTCATGAGGCTGCCGCAGGTCCACGACACCATCCGGCAGGGCCTGGTCTCGCCGCTGATCGAACTGGCCCGTGCTAAGGGCGCCGCCGCCTATGTGGGCGACGGCCTGACCCGATGGTCGGCGACCCATATCACCGACGTCGCTCGCCTCTACCGGCTGGCATTGGAAAAAGCGAAGCCGGGCGGCCGCTACCACGCGGTGGATGAGGAGGGTGTGACGGCCCGTGATATTGCGGAGGTCATCGGGCAGGGCCTGCGTGTGCCGGTGATCTCGATCCCGCCCGGCGAGGTGCAGGACCATTTCGGACCGCTCGGCATCTTCGCCGACCTCGACATGCGAGCCTCCGGGCTATGGACGCAGAAGCGGCTGGACTGGAAGCCGAGGGGGCCAGGCCTGCTCGAGGACCTCCGGGCGATGGACTACGGAGCTATTTGA
- a CDS encoding LexA family protein, which translates to MLGEALAQRGILTGDVLIVDAAAESRSGVVAIIMIGGEVLLGQLRWRAGRWWLRSSQADREPLLLGEEAEIWAVVASLVRERV; encoded by the coding sequence GTGCTGGGCGAGGCCCTGGCCCAGCGCGGCATCCTGACCGGCGATGTGCTGATCGTCGACGCCGCGGCGGAGTCCCGCTCCGGCGTGGTGGCCATCATCATGATCGGCGGCGAGGTGCTGCTGGGCCAGTTGCGCTGGCGTGCAGGCCGGTGGTGGCTGCGCTCCAGCCAAGCCGACCGCGAGCCATTGTTGCTGGGCGAGGAGGCTGAGATCTGGGCCGTGGTCGCCAGCTTGGTGCGTGAGCGGGTGTGA
- a CDS encoding IS5 family transposase (programmed frameshift): protein MRRIAPYFPLSHGVPRVDNQRVVSGIIYVIRHGLRWRDALGQYGPHETLYHRFIRWSRLGVFNRTFACLAGQAGEPDRLMINATHLKAYRTAVNLLKKGAVPRRIGRTKGGLNSKLHAACEGKGRPLVLLLTEGEMSDHKGATLMLPSLPRAKELMGDKGYDSNRFRQALIQRGIAPCIPSSRSRRLPLPYDKALYRQRYRIENMLGRLKDWRRIAMRYDRCAHTSLSAICLATIVFFWISEFRA, encoded by the exons ATCCGCAGGATCGCGCCCTACTTCCCGCTTTCGCACGGCGTGCCACGGGTGGACAACCAGCGGGTGGTCAGCGGCATCATCTACGTCATTCGTCACGGGCTGCGCTGGCGCGACGCACTTGGCCAGTACGGGCCGCATGAGACGCTGTACCACCGTTTTATTCGCTGGAGCCGCCTTGGCGTGTTCAACCGCACCTTCGCATGCCTTGCAGGGCAGGCCGGTGAGCCCGACCGCTTGATGATCAACGCCACCCACCTCAAGGCCTATCGCACAGCAGTCAACCTACTA AAAAAGGGGGCTGTTCCCCGCCGTATCGGAAGGACCAAAGGCGGCTTGAACTCCAAGCTCCACGCTGCCTGCGAGGGAAAGGGCCGACCGCTGGTCCTGCTGCTCACCGAGGGCGAGATGAGCGATCACAAGGGCGCGACGCTGATGCTACCCAGCCTGCCACGGGCCAAGGAATTGATGGGCGACAAGGGCTACGACAGCAACCGCTTCCGCCAAGCGTTGATCCAGCGCGGCATCGCTCCCTGCATCCCATCGAGCCGCAGCCGCAGGCTACCACTCCCCTACGACAAGGCGCTCTACCGGCAACGTTATCGCATCGAGAACATGCTCGGCCGTTTGAAAGACTGGCGCCGCATCGCCATGCGCTACGACCGATGCGCCCACACTTCCCTGTCCGCCATCTGCCTCGCTACAATCGTCTTTTTCTGGATTAGTGAGTTCCGAGCCTAG
- a CDS encoding IS3 family transposase (programmed frameshift), translating into MARKQHKPEEIVAKLRQVEVLVGQGKTVADGARAIGVTEATYYRWRSEYGGLKLDQVRRLKQLEQENSRLRRAVSDLTLEKVILKEAAFGKLLSAARRRVAVNHVTAALQVSERTACRVLGQNRSTQRKPRRAADDEAALTRAIVRLAKQYGRYGYRRITALLRAEGWACNHKRVERIWRAEGLKVPPRQPKRGRLWLNDGSCVRLRPERANHVWAYDFVEDRTRDGRKLRMLNVVDEFSRECLAIRVARKLNSLDVIDVLADLFILRGIPGHIRSDNGPEFVATAVKSWITGVGAGTAYIEPGSPWENGYVESFNGKLRDELLNAEVFNNLAEARVLIEQWRKHYNTVRPHSALRYRPPAPEVILTLPAVLTGTPSPAGSTPPRPPVH; encoded by the exons ATGGCTCGGAAGCAGCACAAGCCTGAGGAGATCGTGGCCAAGCTCCGGCAGGTCGAGGTTCTGGTGGGTCAGGGCAAGACGGTGGCTGACGGTGCTCGGGCCATCGGGGTGACGGAGGCGACCTATTATCGCTGGCGATCGGAGTATGGCGGCCTGAAGCTGGACCAAGTTCGTCGGCTGAAGCAGCTCGAGCAGGAGAACAGCCGCCTCCGGCGGGCAGTATCGGACCTGACGCTGGAGAAGGTGATCCTGAAGGAAGCCGCTT TCGGGAAACTTCTGAGCGCTGCCCGTCGTCGCGTCGCGGTGAACCATGTCACAGCGGCGTTGCAGGTCTCTGAGCGCACGGCCTGCCGGGTGCTGGGCCAGAACCGTTCGACGCAGCGCAAGCCGCGGCGGGCGGCCGACGACGAGGCAGCGCTGACCCGGGCTATTGTTAGACTGGCCAAGCAGTATGGCCGCTACGGTTACCGGCGCATCACCGCCCTGCTGCGCGCTGAGGGCTGGGCGTGCAACCACAAGCGGGTGGAGCGGATCTGGCGGGCCGAGGGGCTGAAGGTGCCACCGCGACAGCCAAAGCGCGGGCGGTTGTGGCTGAATGACGGATCCTGCGTGCGGCTACGCCCGGAGCGGGCGAACCACGTTTGGGCCTACGACTTCGTGGAGGACCGCACCCGGGACGGACGCAAGCTGCGGATGCTGAACGTGGTGGACGAGTTCAGCCGCGAATGCCTGGCGATCCGGGTGGCGCGCAAGCTGAACTCCCTCGACGTCATCGACGTGCTGGCGGACCTGTTCATCCTGCGCGGGATCCCCGGGCACATCCGCTCGGACAACGGACCGGAGTTCGTGGCCACCGCGGTGAAGAGCTGGATCACCGGGGTGGGTGCCGGAACGGCCTACATCGAGCCGGGCAGCCCGTGGGAGAACGGCTACGTGGAAAGCTTCAACGGCAAGCTCAGGGACGAGCTGCTCAATGCTGAGGTGTTCAACAACCTGGCGGAAGCCCGCGTGCTGATCGAGCAATGGCGCAAGCACTACAACACGGTACGCCCGCACTCCGCGCTGCGCTATCGGCCACCCGCGCCGGAGGTGATACTGACATTACCAGCCGTGCTGACGGGAACGCCAAGTCCCGCCGGTTCAACCCCACCCAGGCCGCCCGTACACTGA
- a CDS encoding DUF4214 domain-containing protein: protein MDFSELMGTLCPAGACNACGGCSTQLRKYVENADAYKNDPAIKKSEYSPSKVPIEISTVLYESWEAAYWTGGKISKPTVITYHFSDEHADFHGNVAGVTYTSTGNSYAWNEQWKEAIRLAASVHNAATGIMLIEVDDPTKADITWRIEEMLEVSGLGLVMAPGPTAFNGDIWINAKYIDQLQKMDLMPGGQGFEFAIHEFGHAIGMNHLYAGRYVLPNVAFDRSVSIMTHQEDPTGLMHSLSAIDIGALSYIYGTNAQKEAAPVQWEQLSGGGLKSVGSDDGNTIVGIGGKDWEVGGRGNDKLNGGEGDDFLDPGLGTDIVLGGTGTDTLIVSVRMRHLMQNPENLIFRNNTMQNDDLSGKEGIFKNGSNTITFTGIEKIQFLDGILDLRDVTWNVFKEADFVERIVKIVTGSSADDAQLKYYAEALLLGGASELQIASDVYKDYLGRFPQKGDFDFVYSIVRNSYKNLPESDVVEGLVRGLEKGLWTRDQLILRVANSAELLGDEGILAKPLADSSTLHHKEIQFGDLKAGVNNGSSASEVFVVDHGGVEIRGNAGHDQIFLAMTRPEKIDDMIKFSQASSQEKKSGSFYLGSEKVNFSSVEQIRFIDGSFNFSADSVAAQVTRVYLTAVGRVPTADEIEKIVNLISAGTETTQTLAQDLVRSAEFSAKYATIIGSTASEAVSLRGDFVTHIWQVALGRSPNASEMNQWLNILSNQGHSYTGYLIDFLASSSQGKANFAKVIDAGIWVPDHAGLEISRIFHGLVGRLPVDSELAPFVWKGVAGGVSYDVIANEILERLAPDLAKIQSTKEFVEAVSIKILGHNVDESIINFWAARIDSGDLGRGNLVLVLVDDPIQYGRWLGSSASSQDAITQKAVQIQIDSDAIRENEYGTFVGKLKWDQHSVGSLHYSVNDDRFEINTNGELALRKNISLDHENSPEISLVVSVRDDSFLSQSTKIVVRVLDVNEAPSALTLSSTSVRENDKGAVIGVLSGLDPDRGDELRYSVSDDRFEVVGGKLALKAGVALDFERQATVPVSITATDKGGLTISRDFTVQVLDVNEAPSALTLSSTSVRENDKGAVIGVLSGLDPDRGDELRYSVSDDRFEVVGGKLALKAGVALDFEHQATVPVSITATDKGGLTISRDFAVQVLDVNEAPSALTLSSTSVRENDKGAVIGVLSGLDPDRGDELRYSVSDDRFEVVGGKLALKAGVALDFEHQATVPVSITATDKGGLTISRDFTVQVLDVNEAPSALTLSSTSVRENDKGAVIGVLSGLDPDRGDELRYSVSDDRFEVVGGKLALKAGVALDFERQATVPVSITATDKGGLTISRDFTVQVLDVNEAPSALTLSSTSVRENDKGAVIGVLSGLDPDRGDELRYSVSDDRFEVVGGKLALKAGVALDFEHQATVPVSITATDKGGLTISRDFTVQVLDVNEEYVAPLPTKNLQPGITIAGFTLAENNTATSTISLSKIEALQRNNDGTIFLRIAGGENISINAEVKSIKVGDGEINYSGDSSPAKVMMMYEGLLGRSVEKSGLQFWNDHLNSDQDLSAIASGIMASDEFKSRLNASSNSEFVKYLYENILDRQADEEGFNHHISSLNQGFSRENVASSFVISSEAIDRFEFNNPNGVWTTDNSARKISMLYDTIFDRGIDEEGLRTWKLALNGGENLEEIAKSLIASHEFESKNHGASNEDFLTTFYHNSFGRGVDEAGSVFWLEKINVGEVSLEKLAVDISMSIEHVTQFDRHPASDIFGL, encoded by the coding sequence ATGGATTTCTCTGAACTGATGGGTACCCTGTGTCCGGCAGGCGCCTGCAACGCTTGTGGTGGCTGTAGTACTCAGCTACGAAAATATGTCGAAAATGCTGACGCGTATAAAAACGATCCAGCGATTAAGAAGTCAGAGTATTCTCCCTCAAAGGTTCCGATCGAAATCTCAACTGTGCTCTATGAAAGCTGGGAGGCAGCGTACTGGACAGGAGGAAAAATCAGCAAGCCAACAGTAATAACTTATCATTTTAGTGATGAGCACGCAGATTTCCATGGAAACGTTGCCGGTGTCACATACACCTCAACGGGTAACAGCTATGCATGGAACGAGCAGTGGAAGGAGGCTATCCGCCTCGCAGCGTCCGTCCATAATGCGGCGACAGGAATCATGCTTATCGAAGTCGATGACCCCACAAAAGCTGATATCACGTGGCGTATCGAAGAAATGCTTGAGGTAAGTGGGCTTGGGCTAGTCATGGCCCCAGGCCCTACAGCATTTAATGGCGATATTTGGATTAATGCCAAGTATATCGATCAGTTACAAAAAATGGATCTTATGCCGGGCGGGCAGGGGTTCGAATTCGCTATCCATGAATTTGGCCATGCGATTGGCATGAACCATCTTTACGCCGGGCGTTATGTCCTACCGAATGTAGCATTCGACCGGTCGGTCTCGATCATGACGCATCAAGAAGATCCGACCGGCTTGATGCATTCCTTGTCTGCTATCGACATTGGAGCCCTGTCTTACATCTACGGGACTAATGCGCAGAAGGAGGCTGCCCCTGTGCAATGGGAGCAGCTCTCTGGTGGTGGATTAAAGAGCGTAGGCTCTGATGACGGCAATACAATTGTGGGGATTGGGGGGAAGGACTGGGAAGTCGGAGGCCGTGGGAACGACAAACTCAATGGTGGAGAAGGAGATGATTTCCTCGATCCAGGGCTTGGCACGGATATTGTGCTCGGTGGAACCGGAACGGACACCCTCATTGTAAGTGTCCGAATGCGCCACCTCATGCAGAATCCAGAAAATTTAATATTCCGAAACAACACAATGCAGAATGATGACCTTTCTGGGAAGGAGGGCATCTTTAAAAATGGTAGTAACACAATAACGTTCACTGGCATTGAGAAAATCCAGTTCCTGGATGGCATTCTTGATCTTCGTGACGTTACTTGGAATGTATTCAAGGAAGCAGACTTTGTAGAGCGCATTGTAAAAATCGTCACGGGATCGAGTGCGGATGATGCGCAACTGAAATATTATGCTGAGGCACTACTACTAGGTGGCGCCTCTGAACTACAAATTGCTTCTGACGTCTATAAAGATTATCTTGGCCGTTTTCCGCAAAAGGGCGACTTCGATTTCGTCTATAGTATCGTTAGAAATTCTTATAAAAATCTCCCTGAGAGTGACGTCGTGGAAGGCCTCGTGCGGGGTCTTGAAAAGGGGCTGTGGACCCGAGATCAGCTTATCCTTCGTGTAGCCAACTCAGCCGAGTTGCTGGGTGATGAAGGCATTCTCGCAAAGCCTTTAGCCGATAGTTCAACCCTCCACCACAAGGAGATTCAATTCGGCGATCTCAAAGCCGGAGTTAACAATGGCTCAAGTGCGAGCGAGGTTTTTGTTGTTGACCACGGCGGAGTCGAAATCCGTGGAAATGCGGGTCATGATCAAATATTTCTAGCGATGACTCGCCCGGAAAAAATTGACGACATGATCAAGTTTTCTCAGGCTTCTTCACAAGAGAAGAAGTCGGGATCTTTTTACTTGGGTAGCGAGAAAGTTAATTTCAGCTCGGTCGAGCAAATCAGGTTCATAGATGGCAGCTTCAATTTCAGTGCTGATAGCGTTGCCGCACAAGTAACGAGGGTCTATCTTACCGCCGTTGGACGCGTGCCAACAGCTGATGAAATTGAAAAAATTGTCAATTTGATTTCTGCTGGCACTGAAACTACCCAGACATTGGCACAAGATCTTGTTCGATCTGCGGAATTTTCTGCAAAGTATGCTACAATTATTGGTTCTACCGCGAGTGAAGCTGTTTCACTGAGGGGCGATTTTGTAACCCATATTTGGCAGGTTGCGCTTGGGCGTAGTCCTAATGCTAGCGAAATGAATCAATGGCTAAATATTCTCAGTAATCAGGGGCATTCGTATACAGGCTATCTAATTGATTTTCTTGCTTCATCCAGTCAAGGAAAAGCTAATTTTGCTAAAGTAATTGACGCTGGTATCTGGGTCCCGGATCATGCAGGTTTAGAGATTTCACGGATATTTCATGGCCTCGTAGGTCGCCTTCCTGTTGACAGCGAACTTGCGCCATTCGTCTGGAAGGGTGTGGCTGGTGGAGTCTCGTATGATGTAATCGCGAATGAGATTTTGGAGCGCTTGGCGCCGGATTTGGCTAAAATTCAGTCTACTAAAGAATTTGTCGAAGCAGTTTCCATCAAGATTCTCGGTCATAACGTAGATGAGAGTATCATAAATTTTTGGGCAGCCCGGATTGATTCAGGAGATCTCGGACGAGGAAATTTAGTCCTTGTACTTGTTGATGACCCTATCCAATACGGTCGGTGGCTCGGAAGCTCAGCATCTTCACAGGACGCTATCACCCAGAAAGCCGTTCAGATACAAATCGATTCTGATGCGATCCGCGAAAACGAATACGGGACTTTTGTTGGAAAATTGAAGTGGGATCAGCATTCAGTTGGATCTCTCCATTACAGTGTTAACGATGACAGATTTGAAATCAACACCAACGGTGAATTGGCGCTCCGTAAAAATATCTCTCTTGATCATGAAAATTCTCCGGAAATCTCTCTTGTTGTTTCGGTGCGCGATGATTCGTTTCTAAGTCAGAGCACAAAAATTGTCGTCAGGGTGCTGGACGTCAACGAGGCACCCAGTGCCTTGACGCTGAGCAGCACGAGCGTGCGGGAAAACGACAAGGGCGCGGTGATCGGCGTGCTGAGCGGCCTCGACCCGGACCGGGGCGACGAGCTGCGCTACAGCGTGTCCGACGACCGCTTCGAGGTGGTGGGCGGCAAGCTGGCGTTGAAGGCCGGCGTGGCGCTGGACTTCGAGCGCCAGGCCACGGTGCCGGTGTCGATCACGGCCACTGACAAGGGTGGCCTGACGATCAGCCGCGACTTCACCGTGCAGGTGCTCGACGTCAACGAGGCGCCCAGTGCCCTGACGCTGAGCAGCACGAGCGTGCGGGAAAACGACAAGGGCGCGGTGATCGGCGTGCTGAGCGGCCTCGACCCGGACCGGGGCGACGAGCTGCGCTACAGCGTGTCCGACGACCGCTTCGAGGTGGTGGGCGGCAAGCTGGCGTTGAAGGCCGGCGTGGCGCTGGACTTCGAGCACCAGGCCACGGTGCCGGTGTCGATCACGGCCACTGACAAGGGTGGCCTGACGATCAGCCGCGACTTCGCCGTGCAGGTGCTCGACGTCAACGAGGCGCCCAGTGCCCTGACGCTGAGCAGCACGAGCGTGCGGGAAAACGACAAGGGCGCGGTGATCGGCGTGCTGAGCGGCCTCGACCCGGACCGGGGCGACGAGCTGCGCTACAGCGTGTCCGACGACCGCTTCGAGGTGGTGGGCGGCAAGCTGGCGTTGAAGGCCGGCGTGGCGCTGGACTTCGAGCACCAGGCCACGGTGCCGGTGTCGATCACGGCCACTGACAAGGGTGGCCTGACGATCAGCCGCGACTTCACCGTGCAGGTGCTCGACGTCAACGAGGCGCCCAGTGCCCTGACGCTGAGCAGCACGAGCGTGCGGGAAAACGACAAGGGCGCGGTGATCGGCGTGCTGAGCGGCCTCGACCCGGACCGGGGCGACGAGCTGCGCTACAGCGTGTCCGACGACCGCTTCGAGGTGGTGGGCGGCAAGCTGGCGTTGAAGGCCGGCGTGGCGCTGGACTTCGAGCGCCAGGCCACGGTGCCGGTGTCGATCACGGCCACTGACAAGGGTGGCCTGACGATCAGCCGCGACTTCACCGTGCAGGTGCTCGACGTCAACGAGGCGCCCAGTGCCCTGACGCTGAGCAGCACGAGCGTGCGGGAAAACGACAAGGGCGCGGTGATCGGCGTGCTGAGCGGCCTCGACCCGGACCGGGGCGACGAGCTGCGCTACAGCGTGTCCGACGACCGCTTCGAGGTGGTGGGCGGCAAGCTGGCGTTGAAGGCCGGCGTGGCGCTGGACTTCGAGCACCAGGCCACGGTGCCGGTGTCGATCACGGCCACTGACAAGGGTGGCCTGACGATCAGCCGCGACTTCACCGTGCAGGTGCTCGACGTCAACGAAGAATATGTTGCACCGCTTCCGACTAAGAATTTGCAGCCCGGAATTACTATTGCCGGCTTTACTCTTGCGGAGAATAACACCGCAACAAGTACGATTTCCCTGAGTAAAATTGAAGCTCTACAGCGCAATAATGATGGAACAATATTTTTAAGAATCGCAGGTGGAGAAAATATATCGATCAATGCAGAGGTTAAATCAATCAAAGTTGGTGACGGCGAAATCAATTATTCAGGTGATTCCTCGCCTGCCAAGGTGATGATGATGTATGAAGGTCTGCTAGGTCGATCAGTTGAGAAATCTGGGCTTCAATTTTGGAATGATCACCTCAATTCCGACCAAGATCTCTCTGCGATTGCTTCTGGTATTATGGCAAGTGACGAGTTCAAGTCGAGGTTGAACGCATCATCCAATTCGGAATTCGTGAAATATCTTTATGAAAATATCTTGGACCGCCAAGCAGACGAAGAAGGTTTTAACCACCATATATCTAGTCTAAATCAGGGTTTTAGCAGAGAGAACGTTGCATCAAGCTTTGTAATAAGCTCCGAAGCAATTGATCGATTTGAGTTTAATAATCCGAACGGTGTTTGGACAACTGATAATTCAGCAAGAAAAATATCTATGCTTTATGATACTATTTTTGATCGGGGTATTGATGAGGAGGGTCTGAGGACATGGAAACTGGCTTTAAACGGCGGTGAAAATCTGGAAGAAATTGCTAAAAGCCTTATTGCTTCGCATGAGTTTGAGAGCAAAAATCATGGTGCATCTAATGAGGATTTTTTAACGACGTTTTATCATAATTCTTTTGGAAGAGGCGTTGACGAAGCAGGATCTGTTTTCTGGCTTGAGAAAATAAATGTTGGCGAAGTTTCTCTCGAAAAACTAGCTGTGGATATTTCTATGTCAATTGAGCACGTGACCCAATTTGATCGACATCCTGCATCTGACATA